The Pedobacter frigiditerrae genomic sequence CTGCTTGATTAACCAATTCTATAGACTTTTCTTGTGCCTCTGTGTAAATGATTACATCAGAATTATTGGGCATCCAATGTAAAAAATCTGGATAATCTGTTGGTGTAATTACGTTTACATGATGTCCTTTTTGAATTAAAAAGGCATATAAACCCAACGATGAGCCCATTGCATCTCCATCTGGTTTGTGATGTGTAGTAATCACAATCTTTTGTGGCGTAACCAATAATGTCTTTAGTTCAGAGATTGATATCATAATTTTTCGCCTGCAAAGCTAATAATTTTAGGTTTAATTGAGTGCTTTAATTCAGTAACCTTTAATATTAAGTTAAAGATTTGTACTTTTGCAAAAAATTTTGATTAAATATACAATGAGTACAAATAGAACATTTACAATGATTAAGCCTGATGGTGTTGCAAACGGGCACATTGGCGCTATCATAAACGACATCACTGCAGCTGGTTTTAAAATCATCGCTTTGAAATACACAAAATTAACGCCAGAACAAGCTGGTGAATTTTATGCAGTTCACAGTGCTCGTCCTTTTTATAATGATTTAGTGAGCTTTATGTCTTCTGGACCTATAGTTGCGGCTATTTTAGAAAAAGACAACGCTATTGAAGAATTTAGAACTTTAATTGGTGCAACTAACCCTGCTGAAGCTGCTGAAGGAACTATCCGTCAGAAATATGCAAAATCTATTGATGCAAATGCAGTTCACGGTTCTGATTCTGATGAAAATGCTCAAATTGAAGGAGATTTCTTCTTTACTGCTGACGAACGTTTCTAAGCAAACTATCAGTTAAATTACATACATAAGCACCTCATTAATTTAAGGTGCTTATTTTTTTATTTATATTTCGACCTTAAAATAAGAGAATGAAAAGAATATTATTAACAGGAATGATAGCTGTAGCGGGTTTGACCGTAAATGCCCAAACAGTTGCTAAAAAAACTACAACAGTAAAAAAACCTACAACTGCCGTAAAAAGCGTATCGAAGGTTGTTGCGAATAAAGTTCCATTATTTAAAAACACTTTAGATTCGGCAAGTTATGCATTAGGGATAAATGTAGGTAGCAGCTTTCAATCAGGTGGTTTAAAAACCATAAACTATGAATTATTTAATAAAGGATTACGTGATGTTTTCTCAAAAGCTAACCCAACATTAAGCCAACAACAATGTCAAGAAGTTATCAATAATCTTTTCACCAGTTTTAGCAAACAAAAAGAAGAAGAAGACAAGCAAAAATACATGCCAAATGTTAATGCTGGCAATCAATTCTTAGCAGCAAACAAGGTAAAACCAGGCATTAAAACAACCGCAAGTGGTTTGCAATATGAAGTTATTACACAAGGAGCAGGCGCAAAACCTGGCGCAACAGACCAAGTTACTGTAAATTATAAAGGCACTTTATTAAATGGAACTGAATTTGACAGTTCTTACAAAAGAAATGAGCCTGCAACATTTGGTTTAAATCAAGTTATTTCTGGTTGGACAGAAGGTTTACAGTTAATGCAAGAAGGATCAAAATATCGTTTCTTTGTACCTTATAATTTAGGTTATGGCGGTAGAGCTACTCCAGATGGCAGCATTCCTCCGTTTAGCACTTTAATATTTGAAGTAGAATTAATCAAGGTAGGTCAATAAAACCACTGCTTAAAAATTTAAGACTCATTTGAAAAAGATGGGTCTTTTTTTTATGGCTAATGCAGCCCCTCTTTCCACTTTACTTCGTGGTAACCGAAAAGGCTTACCGCTACGTGCTCGTTTCAATAGGGTTTAGTTTACACAGACAGCATTCCATAGCAAGTAAATCCTGCATAATTAAAACTATTCGCCATTTTCTCTGTTTTATCTCCACATTAAAACAAAACATCATGAGAAAATATAGCGCCTTGGCAATTGTTGCCTTATTAGCAACCACATTAAGTAGTTGTGAATTAGTTGAAGGAATCTTTAAAGCTGGAGTTTGGTCTGGCGTAATAATAGTTGTTATCGTATTAGCCTTAATAATTTGGTTAGTTTCTAAAGTTTTTGGCGGTGGAAAAAGCTAAAGCGATGTATTAAGAATCAATTTGGCGGTTTCGTCATGCTCAGCTTACCGAAGTAAATTCGGTACAAGTGAGTGGGCATCTTAATGCGTCTGTTAAGAAATAATTTTAACCTTTCATAAGCATTACGATTCCCTCCCGATAGCTATCGGGATTCACGGGAATGACGACCTCTCAATATTATTCTTCGATAAAGATTTCTGAAACGGCATCTTTACAGAAAAACAATCTCCGAAATCACTTTAGAACCTGCTCGTTCATTTAACTTATCAATTATTCCAGTTCGCACCATCAATAATTCGTTTTTAATAACTGATGATTCGATGCGAACAAATAATTTGCCCTGACTAACATAAATTTGAGTTGTTCTATTTGCCACTGCTGTACCCATTAATTCTGGCCAGTGTACCACAATTCCAGTTTCATCATATTTACCACGCAAACGATAAACCGATAACATTTTTGTTATCGCATCTTTTAATGATATGTCGTTTGGTTTACGCATGTTTAATTATTCCATTGTCAACTTCAAACAAAGTTACATCAACTTTAATTTCATTAAAAACAGAAAGCACTCTTTCTTTTCCAGTATCAGTAATAAATAGCTGCCCAAAGTCATGATGAGAAACCATTTCCATTAATTTATGTACTCGCAAATCATCCAATTTATCAAAAATATCATCCAATAATAACAAAGGTTTAAATCCCTTAAATTTTTGCAAATAGCTATACTGAGCAAGTTTTAATGCTATTAAAAATGATTTTTGCTGTCCTTGAGAGCCGAACTTTTTCAAAGGCATATCGCCGATGGTAAACAAAAGTTCATCTTTATGAATACCAGTTGTAGTTCTTTCTAAAACCCTATCTTTTTCTATAGAATTGGCTAATAAACTATCAAAAGATTGCTCATTTAATTGAGATTGATAGTTTAAAGAAACTTGTTCAGCATCATCTGTGATATAACTGTAGTGTTTATTAAAAAGTGGAATAAAATCAGACAAGAATTGTTTTCTCTTCTCATAAATTTTATTTCCTGACAAAATCAATTGCTCATCTAAGATTTGCAATAATGTTACATCTAACTTTCTTGTTGCTGCAACTTGTTTTAGCAAAGCATTTCTATTTAAAAGATGTTTATTATAAATAATGAGCTCATCCAAATAATTGGCGTCTGTTTGTGAAATTACATTATCAATAAACCTTCTACGTTCTTCACTCCCATCCATGATTAAATTCACATCATATGGAGAAATCATCACCAACGGGAAAAGCCCGATATGATTTGCCAATTTATCGTACTCTTTTTTATTTCGTTTAAAACTCTTTTTCTGATTTCGTTTTAAACCACAGGTTATCTTTTCGTTTTTTTCTTTTCGGTCAAAATCACCTTGTATTAAAAAAAGGTCTTCATTTGTTTTAATTTGCTGACTATCTATCGGATTAAAATAACTCTTGCACAGGCATAAATAATGTATAGCATCAAGCAAATTGGTCTTGCCAGCGCCGTTATTTCCTACAAAAGCATTTACTGTTTTTGCAAAAGTTAGCTCTGCAGATGAGTAATTTTTAAAGTTGAGAAGAGTAATGTTTTTTAACCACATAAAATATACGCCGCAATTTACTTTTTTTGTTGTTCCTAATCGACTAAAGTTTAATTAAATAGTTAAAAAAGGGGTTGATACTTTCATCTAAAAACGTATTTTTGCAATCTCAATTTTTTTTAAAAAACAAATGTCTACAACAGATACTACAACAACACAACCAGTGAGAAAAGGAACTTTCCTTGAGGAGAACGGTAAAAGTTTGTTATTTATAGCAGTAGCTATACTTGCTTTAGGAGCAATTGCTCTATATTATTTCGCGTCTTATTTGCCAAGCAGAGCAGATGAAGCAGCTGCTAAAATGTTCAAATCAGAGCAATATGTAGGTGTAGATTCTTTAGCTAACAAAGCAATTAATGGCGAAGGTGGCAATTATGGTTTAGAAAAAATTGCTGAAGAATATGACAATACTAAATCTGCTAACTTAGCTAACCTTTATTTAGGCGGTATTTATTTACGTAAAGGCGAGTACAAAAAAGCTACTGAGGCATTAGGTAAATATACAGCTACTGGCAGTCCGGTTGCAGACCCATTGGCTTTAGGCTTATTAGGCGATGCTTATAGTGAATTAAAAGACTACAAACAAGCAGCTACTTATTACAAAAAAGCAGCTGATAAAGCGAGCAACAAATTTACTTCTCCAATGTTCCTTAAAAAATTAGGTTTAGTGAATGAAACTTTAAAAGATTTTAAAGGTGCTGAAGAAGCTTATGAAAAAATCAAATCTCAATATCCAGATAGCCAAGAGGCAACAATGATAGATGAGTATCTAGCTCGCGTACAAGCACAAACAAACTAATTTTCCGCAAAGCGGATTTAAAAGACTCTGTTAACTCAGGGTCTTTTTTTTTGTGCTCTTTATCGTCATTGCGAGGGTCGATTTTTCATCGCCCGAAGCAATCTCATTCTAGAATTTATTTAAGAGAATTATTAGCATGTATCAATGACGAAATTACGACATAAACCTCCTCAACTTATTCAACAATAAATTTATCTTTGTACCATGGCTTCACATCTTAAAAATCTATCAGATTTTTCTCATACCACCATTCCGGGCGGTGCAAATTTTAAAATTGCTATAGTTGTAGCAGAATGGAATGCAAAAATTACTGGTGCACTGTATCAAGGTGCTTATGATACTTTAATTAAGCATGGTGTTGATAAAAAGAATATCATTTCTATGGCAGTACCAGGAAGCTTTGAGTTAACAGGAGCTGCAGAAATCTTATTAACCAAAAAGAAAAAGTTAGATGCAGTTATTTGTTTGGGTTGCGTGATACAAGGAGACACTAAACATTTTGATTTTATTTGTGAAGCTGTAGCTAATGGAATTACAAATGTTGGTATTAAACACAGTAAGCCAGTTATCTTTGGAGTTTTAACTACTAATGATGAGCAACAAGCTATAGATAGGGCTGGTGGCAAACATGGAAATAAGGGAGATGAGGCGGCAATAACTGCTTTAAAAATGGCCCATTTTTCTGCAACAATTTAACAAGCTTGCTTGTTATTCATAAAATTTTGTAATTTAGAGTTATAAAAAGGAATTCTTAAAACAATCATCGATGAAAAAAGTAGCTATTCTATTATTATTTGTGTTCTGCGCTATCGCAGTATTAGAATCATGCTCTTCTCGCCTATGTCCTGCTTATAGCTCTTACCCAGAGGGAAAAAGAAGGAGATAAAAAATGCAGTGGATAAGTCTTAATGACCTTGAACAGGTTAATACCATTAAAAATACTAATGGGTACAGTGTTATTTTTAAGCACAGTACCCGTTGTTCAATTAGCTTAATGGCGAAAAGAAATTTCGAATTAGACTGGGAAGCCATCCCAGCAGATACACAACTTTACTTTTTAGATTTGATTAGTCATCGAGATGTTTCTGCAGCAATTGCCGAAACTTTTCAGGTTCATCATGAATCGCCACAAACGCTATTAATTAAAGATGGTGAATGCATTTTAGATTCGTCGCATAGTGATATTTCTGCAGAAGAAATTGCGGAATCTATAACAGCATAAGATTTAATTTATAGATTTCATTAGCTCTCTTATTTTATTAATTTGAAGGGTATTTCCAATGAAATTCGTTGCGGATAATATTTACCTTCATTCATAGCTGGAATCCACTTTTTCATCGTTTTGAGAACTCTTACCACTTCTACTGAGCACCCATAACCTATATCCCTTATAATTAAAAAATCTTTAGCGGACCCATCCTCATCAATAGTAAATTCAACTTCAACTACTCCTTCAATATTATTTTCGATAGCCGCTTTAGGATATACCATAGCATTATTTAAAAATTGATATAACTTATTCATACCGTGATTGTATAATGCTGGAATTGGACTATAAACTCCATCGAAATAAGACGTAGGTTCCTTTACAATTCTCTTAATTAGAAGTTTTGGATTTGAAGATTGTTTTTTAGCCGAAATGGAAAGCTCTTCTCCAACTTTATATGTTCTTGTTTGACTTACAATTTTTACTAATAAATACCTACTGCCCTTATTTATAATGATTTTATCATCTATACCATAATAAAATATTAATGTATCAATCGGTTTGATGCCTTTTAGAAAAAAAAAGCCATTGATATCCGTTTTTGCTGTCCTGTTATTATATTTTTCATCTACAGTTCTGGAGATAATATTAGCACCAACTAAGGCTTCACCTTTTTCATCAATCACTTTTCCATAAATATTTATGGTATCGGTTAATGTGGTAACTGTATCACCTATTTTTTGAGCAAAGCCATAATTATAGGCAACAACAGAAATAAAAAAAACTAAAGCATTTTTTTTGAATGACATAATAAAGCCTTATAAAATATTGAGAAGAAATTAAATCATTTTATAATTAAAAATTCTCTAAAAAGTAATACTGACCATCCCATAAGGTATTAAATAGAAATTTTTATATTCATTACCAGTAAAAGTTGCCTTAATATTTTTCTTAAGTTGTTTATCTATTTTTGCAATATCTTTTAAATTAATCATTGTGCTCCCATTAAAAAAATAAGATATATTTTCTATAATTCCACTCTCTTGCAAAAAAGTAAACGATAAATCTATTCTATCTTTGTTTTGTTGCAAACCTTCTCTCTTATCAATCAATATATCATTAATTATCTTTTGAACGTTGGCTATATCGAAATGAATATCTTTCTTATTTGTACGAAAACCATTTGGGTCTTTTGGAGGAGGAGATGGTTTATCCCAAAATCTACCAATAACACTTACAGAAAATGAAATTTTATTTTGGTAAGTACTCTTTGTTACCTTAAAGACCTTACCATCTTGTGTGTATTTACCATCTTTTAAAGTATTTTGAGCGAAACAACTCGAGCAAAACACAAACGTTAGGAGTATAAAAATTAAATTTTTCATGGACAATTTCTATTAATATTATTAAAAAGTTTAATAAGGGCTTGCGGTGATAGATTTAATGCTACGCTATGATTTAAGTTACCTGACAATGCATTATATGCCGCCAAAAAAGAATTATAAGAACTCATAAAAGCATTATAATCAGCAATTTCAGCAGATGTACCATTAGGCTTTAATTTAGGATACGTTGTACCATTACTTGTTACTTGATTAATCCATAACAGATAAGCATCCTTTTGCGCTTGCGTGGCACTACTAAGGTCAAATGCGGTTGTATTTCCGTAATTTATCATATCATTCATCAATGCCTGTTCAAACTCGATATTTACAAAGCCATCTTGTGGGCCATTAGGACCAAGGCCATATTGTTCTGTACCCCCAGTGTATGTATCATCTTGAAAAGCATGAATAAACTCATGTTCCATAACATACATATTGGCAGCAGCAGCGTCAGAAGTAAAATTAAAACCTTCGTTAGTAGGGCTATATGTACCTGAACCAGTTCCAGAACTTATACAAAAACCAAATGCTTTATTTTTATTGTCAAAATGATTATACATATATTTTGTTGCGCAATCATAATCTTTTAACGAATTAACAGTATTGGAATAAAAGAAAAAACAGAAAAATGTAGATGATATGGTTTACTAACTGCGTTTCCAGAATTTCCAACCGCCCCAATCTGCTGTCCCTTTTTAACGAATCTAAATTGACTAATTCCTGATGTATTTAGGTGTGCAAAATAATACAACCGAAAGTCTGCACTTATAATATTAACATAATTTCCACCATTATTACTATAACCAGAAGAAGTAATGAAACCATTTACAGGGCTTAAGATTGGGGTTCTCTGTGGCGCAAAAATATCAATGCCTTTATGAATTCCTGAAACACCCCATGGGTAGTACCAATAACTTTTTAGATCCCAATTTTTAGAACTTGCAGCTTTAACAGGGATAATTAGTTCTCTATTTACCCCAATTACGTTAACAACAATTGTGCAAATGATATAGGTTATAGGAATTATAAAAAGTAGCTTCCATTTATTCATTAGTTAAATGTAATAAAAACAAGCCAATCATTTTATAATGAAATATAATCTTCGACTCCCGAAGAAGTCGGAACAGGTTCGCTCAGATTGACAACTTACTAGATTAACTTTCTACCAAGCTATTTAATTTTAGTACAGCTGATGTATGTTTTCTAGTTTGCTCACAAAGCTCATTATTCTCTGCTAAATTTTGGCCGTAGGTCGGTATCATCGCTTTTATTTTAGCCTGCCACTCTGGAGTTTGCAATTGGTCTTTAAAGCAACGGTCTAATAAATCTAGCATGATAGAAACCGCAGTTGATGCACCTGGTGAAGCGCCTAACAAAGCAGCAATTGAACCATCAGCAGCACTAACTACCTCTGTCCCAAATTCTAAAATTCCTCCCCCGCTTTTTTTCTTTTTAATCACCTGTACTCTTTGTCCAGCGTACTCTAATTCCCAATCCTTAAATTCTGCACTTGGCAGGTATTCTTTTAAAGCCTCAAATCTATCTTCAGGCGATTGGCGAATTTGCTCAATCAAATACTTTGTTAAATCGATATTTTTTAGTCCAGCAGAAACCATTGGACGGATATTATTGAATTTAATAGATAATGGTAAATCTAGAAACGATCCATTTTTTAAGAACTTAGTAGAGAAACCTGCATACGGACCAAATAACAAAGCTTGTTTGCCGTTGATAATTCTCGTATCTAAATGGGGAACAGACATTGGTGGAGCACCTACGGCTGCTTTTCCATATACCTTTGCGTGGTGACGAGCAATTACTTCTTCATTTGTACATTTTAACCATTGCCCACTAACAGGGAAACCACCAAAACCTTTTCCCTCTGGGATATCAGATTTCTCTAATAAAGGTAATGAACCGCCGCCAGCGCCAATAAATACAAACTTAGCGCAGCGATTACGTTTCTTTCTAGATTCTAAATCCTTAACGGTTACTTTCCAATCTCCATTATCCACTTTATCTAACTCACGTATTTCGTGATTAAAGTGCAAGGTTACATTTGATTGTTTGCTCAAATAGCTAAACATTTCACGGGTAAGAGAACCGAAATTTACATCGGTACCTAAATCCATTTTTGTTGCGGCAACTTTATCCTTTTTAGACCTGCCTTCCATCACCAAAGGCGACCATTCCTGAATAACAGCTGATTCCTCTGTATATTCCATATCCTTGAACAAATTACATTGCTGCAAAGAAGTAAATCTTGTTTTAAGGAACTCCACATTTTTTTTGCCCCAAACAAAGCTTAGGTGAGGAATATTTCTAATAAAAAGATAAGGGTCAGAAAGGATATTTTTCTCTACAAAATAAGCCCAAAACTGTTTAGACACTTCAAAAGATTCAGCAATTTGAACTGCTTTTTTAATATCTACAGAACCATCTTTCTTTTGCGGTGTGTAGTTTAATTCGCAAAATGCCGAGTGACCAGTACCTGCATTGTTCCAAGCATCAGAACTTTCGGCCGCCGCAATATCTAAGCGCTCGTAAATCTCAATGCTTAAACTTGGATCTAATTCTTTTAAAAGTAAACCTAAAGTGGCGCTCATGATACCAGCACCAATTAAAATAACATCTGCGTCGGTTTCAACAACCGTCTTTTTCTTTTTGCTCATTACTATACTTATAAACCTTTTTCAAAAGCACTTATAATGCCATTGTGTTTTAAAAAGGGTGCTAATTATTAATTTTCCGAGCTACAAATTTACTATTTGGATAGAGTAAACAAATATAAAAATTTGTATTGAAATTGGTATGATTTTTTGGTAGTTGCACAGACCTTTATTATCTAAACCTTATTGAAGTGAAAATCTTTTTGTGTTGAAGCTTCAAAAATTGAAACGTAAAGAAGGGCTGACTTTAAAATAACCACTGAAACTGCTTTTCAAAATATTGATATCTAAAAAACATTACAACCTTTCAACATTGCAAGGTTGCAACATTTCAATCCTATTATGTAACTTTGTATCATGATTGAACTTCCTGTAGTTGCTGCTGTTACAGAAAAAGCTCGTAAGCCAGATTGGTTAAGGGTTAAATTACCTGTTGGCAAGGAATATGCGCAAGTGAGAAGCCTTGTAGACACACATAAATTGCATACCATTTGCGAGAGTGGCAATTGCCCTAATATGGGCGAATGTTGGGGCGCAGGTACGGCTACATTTATGATTTTAGGTAATATCTGTACACGTTCGTGTTCATTTTGCGCTGTTGCTACTGGCCGACCATTAGCTGTAGACACAGACGAACCAAATCGTATTGCAAATTCAGTAAAACTGATGAATGTTAAACATTGCGTAATTACTTCGGTAGACCGCGATGATTTAAAAGATGGTGGCTCTATTATTTGGGCTGAAACTTTACAAGCAATCAGACGCGAAAGTCCACAAACTACATTAGAAACCTTGATTCCAGATTTTAAAGGGCAGTGGGATAATTTATACCGCGTTTTAGAAGAAAGACCAGAAGTAATGAGCCACAACGTGGAAACGGTAAGACGTTTAACAAAACAGGTTCGCATCCAAGCTAAATATGATAGAAGTT encodes the following:
- a CDS encoding nucleoside-diphosphate kinase; the protein is MSTNRTFTMIKPDGVANGHIGAIINDITAAGFKIIALKYTKLTPEQAGEFYAVHSARPFYNDLVSFMSSGPIVAAILEKDNAIEEFRTLIGATNPAEAAEGTIRQKYAKSIDANAVHGSDSDENAQIEGDFFFTADERF
- a CDS encoding FKBP-type peptidyl-prolyl cis-trans isomerase, with product MKRILLTGMIAVAGLTVNAQTVAKKTTTVKKPTTAVKSVSKVVANKVPLFKNTLDSASYALGINVGSSFQSGGLKTINYELFNKGLRDVFSKANPTLSQQQCQEVINNLFTSFSKQKEEEDKQKYMPNVNAGNQFLAANKVKPGIKTTASGLQYEVITQGAGAKPGATDQVTVNYKGTLLNGTEFDSSYKRNEPATFGLNQVISGWTEGLQLMQEGSKYRFFVPYNLGYGGRATPDGSIPPFSTLIFEVELIKVGQ
- a CDS encoding DUF721 domain-containing protein — protein: MRKPNDISLKDAITKMLSVYRLRGKYDETGIVVHWPELMGTAVANRTTQIYVSQGKLFVRIESSVIKNELLMVRTGIIDKLNERAGSKVISEIVFL
- the recF gene encoding DNA replication/repair protein RecF (All proteins in this family for which functions are known are DNA-binding proteins that assist the filamentation of RecA onto DNA for the initiation of recombination or recombinational repair.), with the translated sequence MWLKNITLLNFKNYSSAELTFAKTVNAFVGNNGAGKTNLLDAIHYLCLCKSYFNPIDSQQIKTNEDLFLIQGDFDRKEKNEKITCGLKRNQKKSFKRNKKEYDKLANHIGLFPLVMISPYDVNLIMDGSEERRRFIDNVISQTDANYLDELIIYNKHLLNRNALLKQVAATRKLDVTLLQILDEQLILSGNKIYEKRKQFLSDFIPLFNKHYSYITDDAEQVSLNYQSQLNEQSFDSLLANSIEKDRVLERTTTGIHKDELLFTIGDMPLKKFGSQGQQKSFLIALKLAQYSYLQKFKGFKPLLLLDDIFDKLDDLRVHKLMEMVSHHDFGQLFITDTGKERVLSVFNEIKVDVTLFEVDNGIIKHA
- a CDS encoding tetratricopeptide repeat protein; the protein is MSTTDTTTTQPVRKGTFLEENGKSLLFIAVAILALGAIALYYFASYLPSRADEAAAKMFKSEQYVGVDSLANKAINGEGGNYGLEKIAEEYDNTKSANLANLYLGGIYLRKGEYKKATEALGKYTATGSPVADPLALGLLGDAYSELKDYKQAATYYKKAADKASNKFTSPMFLKKLGLVNETLKDFKGAEEAYEKIKSQYPDSQEATMIDEYLARVQAQTN
- the ribH gene encoding 6,7-dimethyl-8-ribityllumazine synthase, which produces MASHLKNLSDFSHTTIPGGANFKIAIVVAEWNAKITGALYQGAYDTLIKHGVDKKNIISMAVPGSFELTGAAEILLTKKKKLDAVICLGCVIQGDTKHFDFICEAVANGITNVGIKHSKPVIFGVLTTNDEQQAIDRAGGKHGNKGDEAAITALKMAHFSATI
- the ytxJ gene encoding bacillithiol system redox-active protein YtxJ, with translation MQWISLNDLEQVNTIKNTNGYSVIFKHSTRCSISLMAKRNFELDWEAIPADTQLYFLDLISHRDVSAAIAETFQVHHESPQTLLIKDGECILDSSHSDISAEEIAESITA
- a CDS encoding TonB family protein yields the protein MSFKKNALVFFISVVAYNYGFAQKIGDTVTTLTDTINIYGKVIDEKGEALVGANIISRTVDEKYNNRTAKTDINGFFFLKGIKPIDTLIFYYGIDDKIIINKGSRYLLVKIVSQTRTYKVGEELSISAKKQSSNPKLLIKRIVKEPTSYFDGVYSPIPALYNHGMNKLYQFLNNAMVYPKAAIENNIEGVVEVEFTIDEDGSAKDFLIIRDIGYGCSVEVVRVLKTMKKWIPAMNEGKYYPQRISLEIPFKLIK
- a CDS encoding M23 family metallopeptidase gives rise to the protein MNKWKLLFIIPITYIICTIVVNVIGVNRELIIPVKAASSKNWDLKSYWYYPWGVSGIHKGIDIFAPQRTPILSPVNGFITSSGYSNNGGNYVNIISADFRLYYFAHLNTSGISQFRFVKKGQQIGAVGNSGNAVSKPYHLHFSVFSFIPILLIR
- a CDS encoding malate:quinone oxidoreductase — translated: MSKKKKTVVETDADVILIGAGIMSATLGLLLKELDPSLSIEIYERLDIAAAESSDAWNNAGTGHSAFCELNYTPQKKDGSVDIKKAVQIAESFEVSKQFWAYFVEKNILSDPYLFIRNIPHLSFVWGKKNVEFLKTRFTSLQQCNLFKDMEYTEESAVIQEWSPLVMEGRSKKDKVAATKMDLGTDVNFGSLTREMFSYLSKQSNVTLHFNHEIRELDKVDNGDWKVTVKDLESRKKRNRCAKFVFIGAGGGSLPLLEKSDIPEGKGFGGFPVSGQWLKCTNEEVIARHHAKVYGKAAVGAPPMSVPHLDTRIINGKQALLFGPYAGFSTKFLKNGSFLDLPLSIKFNNIRPMVSAGLKNIDLTKYLIEQIRQSPEDRFEALKEYLPSAEFKDWELEYAGQRVQVIKKKKSGGGILEFGTEVVSAADGSIAALLGASPGASTAVSIMLDLLDRCFKDQLQTPEWQAKIKAMIPTYGQNLAENNELCEQTRKHTSAVLKLNSLVES
- the lipA gene encoding lipoyl synthase, with translation MIELPVVAAVTEKARKPDWLRVKLPVGKEYAQVRSLVDTHKLHTICESGNCPNMGECWGAGTATFMILGNICTRSCSFCAVATGRPLAVDTDEPNRIANSVKLMNVKHCVITSVDRDDLKDGGSIIWAETLQAIRRESPQTTLETLIPDFKGQWDNLYRVLEERPEVMSHNVETVRRLTKQVRIQAKYDRSLEALKRISEFGLRTKTGIMLGLGETEDDVLESMDDLVANGVHILTLGQYLQPTRNHHPVVDWIHPEQFAKYKEIGLAKGLRYVESGPLVRSSYHAEKHLFDF